The DNA segment TGCCAGCTCGCGGTCCTGCTCTCGGCGGTCCTCTACGCCGAACATCACCGGCAGGTCCGCAGCGTGGACTTCGACACGATCCACCGGGACGCGAACCTGGGTCGCGCTCGCAAGCTCTATCTCATTGCCCGGACCTGGTGGCACTGGCGGAAACACCACGATCCGGAGACGACCTTTTACGCCGTCAGCGCCATCCCCGAGGACGCCCCGACACGGGAACACTATCCCGAATCGGTCGCCGACAACGTGATCTCGGCGAGCCACGACTGACTGTATCGGTATCTCGCGCTACTCGGCGACGATCTCGTGACGGCGTTCGGCCATCTCCGATTCCTCGAAGACGAATACCCGACCGTCGACGGTCTCGAAGTCGGCGTCGATTTCGAGAGCGAACCCGTCTCGCGTGACTGTCACGCCGGGGAACACGCTCGCAGACTCGCCGTCGGCGAGCAGGACGCGGCCGACGCCGCTGTCTTCGAGGATCTCATCGCCGGTCTTGCGGTCGTTGAGATAGACGAGGATCCCTTCGGTCCCGTCCCCATCAGTGATGAGGACATGAACGTCCATCTGGGGCGTCGTGCGATGGCTCTCGACTGTCTTCGAGGGCACACCGTGATAGAACACCTGCCGTCCGTCCAGGTATTCGACACCGATACCGCCCTCGGTGAGCTCGACCGGAAGCGTCGACGGCGCGACCTCGCTGGCGCGATTCATACGCCTGACTTTACCTTCGCCGGTCAAAAGCACCGCGCTCGGGGACGAACCAGCACCCATTTATCGGGTTCGAACGCACCCACGACCATGCACGGACAGGCACGGGCGCCGGCCGCCGGGACGGTGCTGAACGCCCTCGCGACCGGCAAGGGTTCGGCGTTCGCCATCGACGCCTACACGACTGCGACGGTCGAACTGCTCGAGGACACCGACGTGATCACCGGCGAGGTCGCCGAGGATCGCGATGCAGACACGCGACTGATCGAAACCTGCGTCGCGTACGTCCTCGACGCCCACGGCGAGGCGGCGATTTCGGGCGCACACGTCGAGACCGAGAGCGAGGTGCCGATGGCTTCCGGGCTGAAATCCTCTTCAGCGGCCGCTAACGCCACTGTCATGGCGACGCTGGATGCTCTCGACGCGACCGAGAAGATGACGCGTGAAGACGCCGCCCGACTGGGTGTCATGGCCGCGCGGGACGTCGGGGTCACAGTCACCGGCGCGTTCGACGACGCGTCGGCGTCGATGCTCGGCGGCGTCACAGTCACCGACAACGCGAGCGACGAACTGCTCGCTCGCGAGGAAGTCGACTGGGACGTGCTCGTCTGGACGCCCGACGAGCGGTCCTTCAGCGCCGACGCGGACGCCGAGCGCTGCGAACGGATCGCGCCGATGGCCGATCTGGCGTTCGATCTCGCCAATGAGGGGGCGTACGGACGCGCGATGACCGTCAACGGACTGGCCTTTTCGGCGGCGCTTGGCTTTTCGACCGATCCGATGGTCGAGGCGATGCCGCTGGTCGAGGGCGTCTCGCTGTCGGGGACCGGGCCGAGCGTCGTCGCGGTCGGCGACCGGGAGGCATTAGAGGACGTGCGAGAGATGTGGGACCGACGGGACGGATCAACATGGCTGACAACGACACAGACAGCAGGCACCCGGACGAGATGAACCTCGCGGAGTTGCGCGAGGAGATCGAGACGATCGATCGCGAGATCGTCGAGAAGATTGCCCAGCGCACCTACGTCGCGGACACGATCGCACAGGTCAAATCCGAGAAGGGGCTACCGACGACCGACGAACAGCAGGAGCAGGCCGTGATGGATCGCGCCGGCGACAACGCCGAGCAGTTCGACGTGGACGCGAACCTGGTGAAAGCCGTCTTCCGACTGCTGATCGAGCTGAACAAGGTCGAGCAGCGCGAGAGTCGGTAGCACTGTACCCGGGGATTTAGTACGACCGTACTTCGAGGCCGTCGATACGTCCGAAGTGCGTCGTGTTTCTTGTGATGACCGGCTCGTCGTTGAGAAGCGCAGTCGCAGCGATAATACAGTCTTCTCGCTCGACCCGTTCGCCGTCAGTGATTAGCTCTCCCGAAAGTGTTCCGGCTTTTCGCATCACGGTGTGGTCGGCACTCACGACGTGCTTCGTTTCCAGTATCTCGAGAATTCGCTCCCGCTTCGTCTCCGGCGTTTGCGATCGAGCGACGCCCTCGTAGAGTTCCAACACTGTCACGGAGGACAGTTTCTGTGGTCGCGCTTCTTTTTCGACGATGTTGAGCAGCCGTTTCGCGTTTTCGTCGCCCCGGAGTAAGTCGATGATGAACGATGTGTCCTGAATCATTCCGACGCCTCGTCGTCTCCGGCTTCGTTTAACGCCGCTGTGAGGCGATCACTCCGTTCGTTGGACTTCCTTCGTCCGTCCTCGATAGCTGCCTCGAGGGCTGCCGCCTCGTCCTCGGAAAGAATGCCTGTGACCTCGTTCCACGACCGTTCCCCTGCAAGGCGCTTGACGGTTTCACTGAAGCTTTCTCCCTCCTTTTTTCGGGCTTTCAGCCGCTCGTAGGCTTCCTCGTCGAGTGAAATCGTTTTTGTCGCCATCGTAGTACACAGTACTGTATGCACACTTAAAAATCCAGTGCGGATGAGAGTTATGATCCCGTAGAACGAAACGGTTAGAAGATGCTCAGTCGGTTCCAGCAACTCTCAGGCTCGGCAGTGAGTGTCGTGCTCGCCGTCCTCTTCGCGGGCGTGGTCGTCTCCGTCGTCGTCCTGGAGCCTGGGGTGATCGTCGGCGGTGACGATCCTGGCCCGTCTGTCGAGTCGGTCTCGGGGGAGACGACCGTCACTATCTCCTACACCGACGCGACCGGGGCCGCACAGACGGCCACAGTTTCGGGTGTCGATCCCACACGCACCAGCGCTGCGGACGACTGGGCGATCGTCGATCGGTCGTCGCTCCCGCCGGCACTACGGGCTGTCGACGACGGGCCTGCACACGGCGTCGTCGGCTTCGGCGAGTGGGCCCTGGTCGGTG comes from the Halapricum desulfuricans genome and includes:
- a CDS encoding DUF5796 family protein: MNRASEVAPSTLPVELTEGGIGVEYLDGRQVFYHGVPSKTVESHRTTPQMDVHVLITDGDGTEGILVYLNDRKTGDEILEDSGVGRVLLADGESASVFPGVTVTRDGFALEIDADFETVDGRVFVFEESEMAERRHEIVAE
- a CDS encoding chorismate mutase, which encodes MADNDTDSRHPDEMNLAELREEIETIDREIVEKIAQRTYVADTIAQVKSEKGLPTTDEQQEQAVMDRAGDNAEQFDVDANLVKAVFRLLIELNKVEQRESR
- a CDS encoding antitoxin VapB family protein, with amino-acid sequence MATKTISLDEEAYERLKARKKEGESFSETVKRLAGERSWNEVTGILSEDEAAALEAAIEDGRRKSNERSDRLTAALNEAGDDEASE
- a CDS encoding shikimate kinase is translated as MHGQARAPAAGTVLNALATGKGSAFAIDAYTTATVELLEDTDVITGEVAEDRDADTRLIETCVAYVLDAHGEAAISGAHVETESEVPMASGLKSSSAAANATVMATLDALDATEKMTREDAARLGVMAARDVGVTVTGAFDDASASMLGGVTVTDNASDELLAREEVDWDVLVWTPDERSFSADADAERCERIAPMADLAFDLANEGAYGRAMTVNGLAFSAALGFSTDPMVEAMPLVEGVSLSGTGPSVVAVGDREALEDVREMWDRRDGSTWLTTTQTAGTRTR
- a CDS encoding type II toxin-antitoxin system VapC family toxin; amino-acid sequence: MIQDTSFIIDLLRGDENAKRLLNIVEKEARPQKLSSVTVLELYEGVARSQTPETKRERILEILETKHVVSADHTVMRKAGTLSGELITDGERVEREDCIIAATALLNDEPVITRNTTHFGRIDGLEVRSY